One Peribacillus simplex NBRC 15720 = DSM 1321 genomic region harbors:
- the fliG gene encoding flagellar motor switch protein FliG: protein MTERKKKAGLTGKQKAAILLISLGPDVSASVYKHLSEEEIERLTLEISGVRKVDSHDKAEILEEFHNIALAQDYISQGGIGYAKQVLEKALGTDQATAIINRLTSSLQVRPFDFARKADPGQILNFIQNEHPQTIALILSYLDPAQAGQILSELPQEVQADIARRIALMDSTSPEIINEVEQILERKLSATVTQDYTQTGGVEAVVDVLNGVDRSTERTILDALEIQDPELAEEIKKRMFVFEDIVTLDSRAIQRVVRESDNEDLKLSLKVASDEVKEIVFRNMSKRMVETFQEEMEYMGPVRLRDVEEAQSRIVAVIRHLEETGDIVIARGGGDDIIV, encoded by the coding sequence GTGACAGAAAGAAAAAAAAAGGCCGGATTGACTGGCAAACAGAAAGCTGCCATCCTCCTTATTTCCTTAGGCCCGGATGTTTCTGCATCCGTATATAAGCATCTTTCTGAAGAGGAAATTGAGAGATTGACCCTTGAAATTTCGGGAGTGAGGAAAGTGGACTCCCATGATAAAGCAGAAATTCTGGAAGAATTCCATAATATTGCTTTAGCACAGGATTACATCTCGCAGGGCGGGATAGGATATGCGAAGCAAGTACTTGAAAAGGCATTAGGTACTGATCAGGCAACCGCCATCATTAACCGTTTAACATCATCCTTACAGGTTCGTCCATTCGACTTTGCACGAAAGGCAGATCCTGGACAGATCTTGAATTTCATCCAGAACGAGCATCCGCAGACCATTGCATTAATCTTGTCATATCTTGATCCCGCGCAGGCCGGACAAATATTATCTGAACTTCCGCAAGAGGTGCAGGCCGATATTGCAAGAAGGATTGCTTTAATGGATAGCACTTCTCCGGAAATCATCAATGAAGTGGAGCAAATACTCGAAAGGAAACTTTCTGCGACAGTAACCCAAGATTATACACAGACCGGTGGAGTGGAAGCCGTTGTAGATGTGTTGAATGGTGTTGACCGCTCAACGGAAAGAACGATCTTGGATGCACTTGAAATCCAAGATCCGGAGCTTGCTGAGGAAATCAAGAAACGAATGTTTGTTTTTGAAGATATCGTGACCCTTGATAGCAGAGCGATTCAGCGCGTAGTCAGGGAATCTGATAACGAAGACCTTAAACTTTCTCTTAAAGTGGCTAGTGATGAAGTGAAGGAAATCGTTTTCCGAAACATGTCAAAACGTATGGTTGAAACGTTCCAAGAAGAAATGGAATATATGGGGCCTGTACGTTTGCGTGATGTAGAAGAAGCACAATCAAGAATTGTTGCCGTCATTCGACATCTGGAAGAAACTGGAGATATCGTTATTGCCCGCGGCGGAGGGGATGATATCATTGTCTAG
- the fliF gene encoding flagellar basal-body MS-ring/collar protein FliF: MNEVLVNFKNKITGYWTSRSKKQKFMMFGSAALIIIIITAVSILTTRTTLVPLYSNLTPSETGSIKENLDSQGIMNEVSENGTTIKVPEERLDSLKVELAAEGIPESGSIDYSFFSQSAGIGMTENEFNVIKLDSMQTELASLIKKIDGVEDASVMITLPDKGVFVSDSAGEASASIVLNTKPGYKFEESQINSLYHLVSKSVPNLPTDNIVIMNQEFEYFDLENENSSFASAFASQNEIKKEIERDIQRQVQNMLGTIMGRDKVVVSVTTDIDFTQEHREENLVEPVDEENMAGIEISAQRINESYSGDAAGPGGVPQSEDSSDSLGSSYVEGTNGSGDYEKVDETINSEVNRIKKEIVGSPYKVKDLGIQLMVEPPTANDPNSLSQQSVDDITQILGTIIRTTIEKKAEGEELTDEELNNKIAISVQPFNGKMTLQKDETNPSLPIWAYIVGGVLLLVIIILLILFLRSRKQADMEEEYVVEEEEVVFDVPDLKEKETEASLKRKQLEKLAKEKPDEFAKLLRSWIAED; this comes from the coding sequence ATGAATGAAGTACTAGTGAATTTTAAAAACAAAATAACTGGTTATTGGACGAGCCGCAGTAAAAAACAAAAATTCATGATGTTTGGTTCAGCAGCATTAATTATCATCATCATTACGGCAGTTTCAATTTTAACCACGCGTACGACGCTGGTGCCCTTATATTCCAACTTAACTCCATCGGAAACGGGAAGCATTAAAGAAAATTTAGACAGTCAAGGGATTATGAATGAAGTTTCTGAAAATGGAACGACCATAAAAGTTCCTGAAGAAAGACTGGATTCACTAAAAGTGGAACTGGCAGCTGAAGGAATTCCGGAATCAGGCAGTATCGACTATTCCTTTTTTAGTCAAAGTGCTGGTATCGGAATGACTGAAAATGAATTCAATGTCATTAAACTGGACTCGATGCAAACGGAATTGGCCAGTTTAATAAAAAAGATTGATGGTGTAGAAGATGCTAGTGTAATGATCACTCTTCCTGATAAAGGAGTTTTTGTCAGTGATTCAGCTGGGGAAGCGTCCGCGTCCATTGTATTGAATACGAAACCCGGTTATAAATTTGAAGAAAGTCAAATCAATTCCCTTTATCATCTGGTCTCAAAAAGTGTTCCGAATCTCCCTACAGATAATATCGTCATCATGAACCAAGAGTTTGAGTACTTCGATCTTGAAAATGAAAATTCCTCTTTCGCGTCCGCATTTGCTTCCCAAAACGAAATTAAAAAAGAAATAGAACGCGATATTCAAAGACAGGTACAAAATATGCTTGGAACGATAATGGGGAGAGACAAAGTGGTTGTTTCTGTCACGACAGACATTGATTTCACTCAAGAACACCGGGAAGAGAATTTAGTTGAACCGGTCGATGAAGAAAATATGGCTGGAATTGAGATTTCTGCGCAAAGAATCAATGAATCGTATAGTGGGGACGCAGCAGGTCCAGGAGGCGTTCCGCAAAGTGAGGATTCCTCAGATTCATTGGGATCCAGTTACGTTGAAGGCACAAACGGCTCCGGTGATTATGAAAAAGTCGATGAAACGATAAATAGTGAAGTGAACCGAATCAAGAAAGAAATAGTCGGAAGCCCATATAAAGTTAAAGATTTAGGTATTCAGCTCATGGTCGAACCGCCCACTGCAAACGATCCGAATTCTTTATCTCAGCAGAGTGTGGATGATATTACACAAATCCTTGGTACGATAATACGCACGACAATCGAGAAAAAAGCTGAAGGGGAAGAACTGACGGACGAGGAGCTTAATAATAAAATTGCGATTTCCGTTCAGCCGTTCAACGGAAAAATGACGTTGCAAAAAGATGAAACGAATCCTTCGTTACCAATATGGGCATACATCGTCGGTGGAGTGCTTTTACTAGTCATTATCATTCTCTTAATCTTATTCCTCCGATCCCGAAAGCAAGCTGATATGGAAGAGGAGTACGTGGTTGAAGAGGAAGAAGTCGTATTCGATGTTCCGGATTTGAAAGAAAAGGAAACGGAAGCATCTTTAAAAAGAAAACAACTGGAGAAACTTGCAAAAGAAAAGCCGGATGAATTTGCAAAATTATTAAGAAGCTGGATAGCAGAAGACTAG
- the fliE gene encoding flagellar hook-basal body complex protein FliE, protein MEGISLSAVNNASNVLKKDQNHTNTSYEAQQNFASVLKESMNKVNETQVASDDLTTRLVNGEDVELHSVMIASQKASVTMQATLEVRNKVVEAYQEMMRMSI, encoded by the coding sequence ATGGAGGGGATTTCTCTTTCAGCAGTTAACAATGCAAGTAATGTACTGAAAAAAGATCAAAACCATACTAATACATCATACGAAGCACAGCAGAATTTTGCGTCGGTATTAAAAGAATCAATGAATAAAGTTAACGAAACACAAGTGGCATCTGACGATCTTACAACTAGATTGGTTAATGGAGAGGATGTTGAGCTTCATTCGGTGATGATAGCTTCACAAAAAGCCAGCGTTACCATGCAGGCCACATTAGAGGTTCGGAATAAGGTTGTGGAAGCCTACCAGGAAATGATGAGAATGAGTATATAG
- the flgC gene encoding flagellar basal body rod protein FlgC, translated as MGIFQSINMTGSSLTSQRVRMDVISANMANADTTRAEYDAESKTWKPYTRKSVVLQSKENGFSSFLNAASGKTSEVGNGVKVTGIVKDKTPFELDYNPEHPDANEEGYVEMPNVDPLREMVDLMSVTRSYEANVTVLNASKGMMMKALEIGK; from the coding sequence ATGGGAATCTTCCAAAGTATAAACATGACCGGATCTAGCCTGACAAGTCAAAGGGTAAGGATGGATGTTATCTCTGCCAATATGGCTAATGCCGATACGACCAGGGCGGAATATGACGCCGAATCGAAAACATGGAAGCCATACACAAGAAAATCGGTTGTGTTGCAAAGTAAGGAAAACGGTTTTTCGAGTTTCTTAAACGCAGCATCCGGAAAAACGAGCGAGGTAGGGAATGGAGTGAAGGTTACTGGAATAGTAAAAGATAAAACGCCTTTTGAACTGGACTATAATCCCGAACATCCTGATGCCAATGAAGAAGGTTATGTTGAAATGCCAAATGTCGACCCGCTTCGGGAAATGGTTGATTTAATGAGTGTCACACGTTCATACGAAGCAAATGTGACAGTTTTAAATGCATCAAAGGGAATGATGATGAAAGCTTTGGAAATCGGAAAATAA
- the flgB gene encoding flagellar basal body rod protein FlgB gives MELFSNTFQSLENALNYSNAKQKVISQNIANSETPNYKAKDVDKTQSFKAELKSSLESYRTDERHFTFKSEGSHASHILTQKNVRYNNNGNSVDVDKEMTDLAANQIYYNAVTDRLSGKFQSLQNVIRGGK, from the coding sequence GTGGAATTATTTTCAAATACTTTTCAATCATTAGAAAATGCCCTTAATTATTCTAATGCAAAACAAAAAGTCATTTCACAGAACATAGCCAATTCGGAAACGCCTAATTATAAAGCTAAAGACGTCGACAAAACACAATCCTTTAAGGCAGAGCTTAAATCTTCTCTGGAGTCATATCGTACCGATGAACGACATTTTACCTTCAAATCAGAGGGGAGTCATGCTTCTCACATCCTGACACAGAAAAATGTCCGATATAACAATAATGGAAATAGCGTGGATGTTGATAAGGAAATGACGGATCTAGCTGCCAATCAGATTTATTATAATGCAGTAACCGACAGGCTTTCAGGAAAGTTTCAATCATTGCAGAATGTAATTAGGGGAGGTAAGTGA
- the codY gene encoding GTP-sensing pleiotropic transcriptional regulator CodY yields MNLLAKTRKINAMLQKAAGKAVNFKEMAESLSEVIEANVFVVSRRGKLLGIAVSQQIENERMYKMLEDKQFPEEYTKNLFNIPETSSNLDIESEYTAFPVENKELFATGLTTIVPIMGGGERLGTLVLARLQEKFHDDDLILAEYGATVVGMEILREKSEEIEEEARSKAVVQMAISSLSYSELEAIEHIFEELKGNEGLLVASKIADRVGITRSVIVNALRKLESAGVIESRSLGMKGTYIKVLNDKFLLELEKLKNN; encoded by the coding sequence ATGAACTTATTAGCAAAAACAAGAAAAATCAATGCAATGCTCCAAAAAGCAGCAGGTAAAGCAGTTAACTTCAAGGAAATGGCTGAAAGTTTAAGTGAAGTTATCGAAGCGAATGTATTCGTCGTGAGCCGCCGCGGGAAATTACTTGGCATAGCGGTAAGTCAGCAAATTGAAAACGAACGTATGTACAAAATGTTGGAAGATAAACAATTCCCTGAAGAGTACACAAAAAACCTTTTCAATATTCCTGAAACCTCTTCGAATCTTGATATCGAAAGCGAATATACTGCTTTCCCGGTCGAAAACAAAGAGCTTTTCGCAACTGGATTAACAACGATCGTACCAATTATGGGTGGGGGAGAACGTTTAGGAACATTGGTTCTTGCCCGATTACAAGAAAAATTTCACGATGATGATTTAATTTTGGCTGAATATGGTGCGACTGTAGTCGGTATGGAAATCCTACGTGAAAAATCAGAAGAGATAGAAGAAGAAGCTCGTAGTAAAGCTGTCGTTCAAATGGCAATTTCCTCGTTATCTTACAGCGAATTGGAAGCAATTGAGCACATCTTTGAGGAGCTTAAAGGTAATGAAGGTCTGCTTGTAGCTTCCAAAATTGCAGACCGTGTTGGTATTACCCGTTCCGTTATCGTAAATGCACTAAGGAAACTGGAAAGTGCAGGAGTCATTGAATCACGCTCTCTTGGAATGAAAGGTACTTATATCAAAGTATTGAACGATAAATTCCTTCTTGAATTAGAGAAGCTTAAAAATAATTAA